The Acidobacteriota bacterium DNA window AAATTTTTAATGCTCATATTTTTATTGTTTATATCGATAATTCTTTTTTATTTTGCGTTCCGTTTTGTTACAAAGCCTTTAAAAGATTTAAACAATGAAATTGAACTTGTGTTAAAACAGGAAGGAAAATTTCTTAAGGAAACACCCGACCCTGATTTATCATTTATCTCAATTACAATAAACCGTCTCCTTCGGAAGAGATAAGAGGAATACTCCTTTTTCTCTTGTTATTGACTCCTGTATAAAAATGTCCCATCGTTCCGTCATTCCCGTGAAAACGGGAATCCAGCTCCTTTCCTCTGGATTCCTGCTTTTGCAGGAATGACAAAAACCCTATCAGCATAGGACATTATATTACAGTCTTCAATAAATTGACCCAATCGTTTATTTATCTTTTCTTGCTCTTCAATCCACTTTTTTAATTTAATGGCTCTTTCGTCGTGAGGCGCAAGAGCAATAAATCTTTTAAAATAGTAAATTGCCTGTTCTAAAAGGTTTAAATTCTCAAGACAGAGGATTCCCATGTTGTAGTATGCATCTGCATACTCAGGATTAATCTCAATTACCTTAAGATACATATTTAGCGAATCTTCGTATTTTTTTAAATTTTTGTAAGCAACTCCAAGATTAAGATAAACATTGATATTCTGAGGGGTTAATGCTTTC harbors:
- a CDS encoding tetratricopeptide repeat protein, with the protein product MKKIFKGFVKPDILVIFLINFIVLTNLLLLSCAVQTTKELGFKKEDAQVHFKMAEDYYNRGEYSNAIKEYKIVEQIDPNFPNIHMALGSSYIQIAWYERAEEELLKQKALTPQNINVYLNLGVAYKNLKKYEDSLNMYLKVIEINPEYADAYYNMGILCLENLNLLEQAIYYFKRFIALAPHDERAIKLKKWIEEQEKINKRLGQFIEDCNIMSYADRVFVIPAKAGIQRKGAGFPFSRE